Part of the bacterium genome, TTAATGGATTTAGAATGGTTGAAATGAGGAGAGTTCTCACAATAGGTGGCTCCGACCCCACGGGTGGAGCGGGAATCCAAATGGACTTGAAAGTTTTCCAAACACTTGGAGTATGGGGGCTCTCTTGTGTAACAACGGTTACAGTTCAAACAACCTTCGGTGTAGAAAAGATAACCAAGATTCCCCCTCACATTGTTGCTCGGCAGATAGATGCGGCAGTTTTGGATATCGGGATAGACGCCTGCAAGATTGGAATGCTCTACGCACCACGAATTGTGAGCGTAGTGGCTGAAAGAATAAAACGCAGACGTATACAAAATGTCGTCCTTGACCCCATCATAAAGGCAAAGGGCGGGCGTGTGCTTCTCACCCCAAAAGCCTTTAAACGGCTAAAACAAGAACTCATCCCCCTATCTCTTATAATCACCCCAAACTTAGAAGAGGCAGAGGCAATATGCGGATTTTCAGTTCGTTCCCCTGAGGATATGGAGCTCGCTGCCCAAAAGTTATACGAGATGGGAGCGAGATTCGTTCTCATTAAAGGAGGTCATCTCCCCTCCGACCCCATTGATGTTCTATTCGATGGAAAAAACTTCCACCGCTTTTCCTCACCCCGCATAAAGAAGACCGTTCACGGCACAGGGTGCATTCTATCCTCCGCTATAGCGAGCTATTTAGCGAAAGGGGAAAGCCTTTTTGATAGCGTGAGGTCTGCCATAGAGTTCACTCATTCAGCGATAGAACGGGCGGTCCTTTTGGGTAAAGGACCACATTATTTAGTGCCTTTCTGACGCCTCCCTTTTTAACCCAATGTTATGTCCCTTGCAACGGTGAGAACCCACACCCTCTCTGCTTTCGCTCTCTTTAAGACAAGCGAACAAGCGGAGGCGGTTGCTCCTGTTGTCATAACATCATCCACTAAAAGCACCCGTTTCCCTTTAACTTCTTCTTTTGCTGTAAGCCCAATTGCCCCTCTAACATTTGAAAATCTCTCCTGCCTACCCAATCCCACTTGCCTCCTTACCTCCCTTCTCCATTCTAAAAGAGAAGGGTAAAAAGGAAGAGAAAGCAAATCAGCTACTCCAGCTCCTAATATAAGAGCCGTGCTATATCCTCTCTCTTTCAAACTCCTCTTGTGAGGTGGAACAGGGATGACGCAGTCAATTTTCCAATAAGGCGGTATCGCCTTAACCATCAAATCCGTTAGAACCTTCTCCATTTCCACGATACCCCTAAATTTGAAGGTAAGAAGCATTTCCCTGAGAACTCCCTCGTATAAACCTCCAGCCCTTGCCCCGTCGAAGTGAAGGTTTAAATCTTTGCAGAAATAACAAATCGGACCCTCCTGAGGAGCACCGCAGAGTTGACAAGGGTTTTTTATTTTTTTAACTTCCCGAAGGCAATCATCACATATGACAACTCCCCTCTTTCCATATCCGAGGCAGAAATGGGGAAATATCAATTCTAAAAGATTCTTGATAATTTCCTTCACACACTTCATTTAGACTTGGGGAAAAACCTTGACTGAAAAATTAGCCAATAGAAGTAAGGTAGCTTTGCCACTTTCTCAATTTTAGACGGCTGGCATATGAGCCTGTATAACCATTCCAGCCCAAGCCGGCGCAAAAGGCGAGGCGCCCTTTTAACCCTTCCCGAGAGGACATCAAGAGTCCCACCTACGCCAATTGCAACTTTTACACCCAGCTTCTCCCTGTTCCTCCAAATGAACTTCTCCTGAAGGGGAATCCCCATTCCCACCAATAAGATATCTGCTCCACTTTCCCTGACCATCTTAACTATTGTTTCTTCTTCTTTAAAATATCCATGATAACAACCCACAATTTTAATATCAGGGTACAGTTCTTTAACCTTTTGCCTTGCCTCCTCAGCCACTCCCTTCTTACCACCCAAAAAGAAAAACTTCCAACCTCTTTTCTCGGCTATGGGGAAAAGGGCGTTAACTATATCGGCTCCCGCTACCCTTCCTTTAACAGGAATTCCCAACATCTTCGCTCCCAGCACAACCCCCATACCATCCGGCGTCACAAGGTGAGCGGAGCGCAAGATGGAAGCAAATTCCTCATCTTCCCAAGCTACAACACAGGAATAGGCATCACAGGTGACAATAAGATGAAATCCACCCTCCTCTATAAATTGGCAGATTTTGCAGATTACCTCCCCTTCACTTAATGCTGATAACTTTCCCTTGAGAAATGGATAAATTATGTCCCTTCCGCCCACGATTTAAGATATATTTCCTGTTCAGGAGTAAGCTTATCAATCTCAACTCCCAAAGAGGCGAGTTTTAAGCGAGCTATCGTTTCCTCTATTTCCTGGGGAACATTGTGAACAGCTGGCTTTAAGGAACTCGCATTTTTGGCAAGGTATTCCAGGCAGAGGGCTTGGGTAGCGAATGACATATCCATAACCGCTGAAGGGTGACCCTCGGCAGCGGAGAGATTCACAAGCCTGCCTTCCGCTAAAAGGTACAGTCTCCTATCATTCTCAAGGACGTATTCTGTAACGACGGGGCGGATTTGTCTCTTTTCCCTCGCCATTCCCTCTAAAGCCTCAATGTCTATCTCCACATTGAAATGACCAGAGTTCGCCAATATGGCACCATCTTTCATGAGCTTGAAATGTTCTTCCCGCAAGACGCTTTTATTGCCCGTAACCGTTACGAAAATATCCCCTATTTTAGCTGCCTCCAGGGAATGCATCACTTGAAAACCATCCATCACCGCTTCCAGCGCCTTTAATGGGTCAACCTCACAGATAATTACTTGAGCTCCCATTCCCTTCGCTCTCATAGCCACCCCTCTTCCACACCAGCCGTAGCCGAAGACAACGAACTTTTTGCCAGCAAGGAGGATGTTGGTAGCCCGAAAAATTCCATCTATAGTTGATTGACCTGTTCCATAGCGATTATCAAAGAGATATTTGGAGCGAGCATCGTTTACGGCGATTATTGGGTACTTGAGGACTTCATCTCTTGCCATACTCCTCAATCTAATGACGCCTGTGGTCGTCTCCTCAGTTCCTCCCATCGTTTCTCCAATTAAATCCTCCCTTCTCGTGTGAAGGGTCGTTACAAGGTCGGCACCATCGTCTACAGTAAGGTTTGGTCTTTCCTCCAAAACAGAAATTATATGACTGTAATATGTCTCCTTATCCTCTCCTTTAATGGCAAAAACGGGGATTTGGAAAAATTTAACGAGCGCTGCCGCTACCTCGTCTTGTGTGCTGAGTGGATTGGAGGCACAGAGGAAAACTTGCGCCCCACCTCTTTTGAGGGCAAGGGCGAGATTAGCGGTTTCCGAGGTTATATGTAAACAACAGCCTATCCTTAACCCAGAAAGGGGTTTTTCTTTCTCAAACCTTTCCCCTATCATCCTCAAAACCGGCATCTCCCTTCCCGCCCATTCTATCTTCTTCATCCCCTCCTCAGCTAATGAAATGTCCTTTATATGATATTTCTTCATCTTCCTCCTCCTTCCTTGCGAAATGGACTTACGATTATTCCATCAAAGATGGCAGCGTTGGATGATACCTCACACTCCTCTCCCACTATGCACCCTTCTATCATTGTCTTCTTCCCCACTTTCGCTCCACGCCAAAGAATGCTCCCCTTAACCACAGCCTCTTCCTCAATAATACACTCATCAGCTAAAACGGTCCCCTCCAAAATTTTTGCCCCCTTCTTTATGCGACATCTATTACCAATCACCACCGGATATTCAATGTATGAGGAAGGTTCAATCTCAACATCGTCTCCTTGCCAGAAGAACGGCTTCACTTCTTTTAAAGGAATCTTGAAATTTACCTTTTTGTATAAAACATCTCTATGTGTTTCCTTGTATTGCTTTATGTTTCCCACATCCTTCCAATAGCCCAGAGCCAAATAGCCATAGAAGGGAATTTTCTTGTTTATGAGAAGGGGAAATAAATCTCGCCCAAAATCAAAGAACTGCCCCTTGGGAATTAGCTCCAATACCTCTGGTTCCAATATATATATTCCCGTGTTAACCGTGTTGGAAGGTATCCTCTCCCCTCTCGGTTTCTCTATGAAAGCTATCACCTTCCCCCTTTCGTTTGTTAGGACAACTCCGTATTCGCTCGGGTCGTCAACTAAGGAAAGAGCTATTGTAACCATCGCTTTTTTCTCCTTGTGATAGGCCAGCACACGCCGCAGGTCAATATCGCAGAGGTCATCCGCGCCCACGACTAAAAAAGTGCCATCAAAGAAATCCTCGCTTTTCTTTACTCCTCCCGCCGTTCCAAGAGGCTCCTCCTCATAGGAGTAGGTTATTGAAACACCCAATCTTTCTCCGTTTCCCAACCAATTAGTTATCTTCTCCGCGAGATAATGGACATTTATTACTATATCCCTGAAGCCGTGTTCCCGGAGAAACTCTATAATATGCTCAATAACAGGTTTGTTTGCTATGGGAACCATGGGCTTAGGCACATTGCGAGTCAATGGGTCTAATCTTGAGCCCACTCCGGCAGCCAGAATCATCGCCTTCACTTAAACCTCTCTCCTCCCATAGAACCTCCTAATCGCATTTGCTACACGAATTATTTGCTCCTCCCTCAAGTGGGGGTGGACTGGCAAGGATATCACCTCTCTTGCCGCTCTCTCTGCCTCGGGAAAATCTCCCTCCTTGTAGCCTAAATAGGAGAAAGCGGGCTGGAGATGAAGCGGTAAGGGATAATAAATCATCGTCTGAATTCCTTCACCCAAAAGATGCTTCCTGAGCTCGTCTCTATTCTTTGCCCTTATCGTGAATTGATGATAGGTATGATAATTTCCTTCCACCTCTTCGGGAAGGATTATCTCCTCTACATCGTTTAATAGTTGTTTGTAGAGTTTGGCGTTTTCCCTTCTCTTTTCCGTCCATTCGCTGAGATATTTCAGCTTTACAAGCAAAACAGCCGCCTGCAGCTCGTCAAGCCTGCTGTTGGTTCCGAGGAAGTTAAATAGGTAATCCTTTCCCCCATGACAACGCAAGAGCTTTAACTTCTCGTAAATCTCTACATTTGATGTCAAAATCATCCCTCCATCGCCTATAGCCCCGAGGTTCTTCGTGGGATAAAAACTAAGACAACCAACATCTCCAAATGAGGAAACAGGCTTCCCTCTATGAAGGGCACCTATAGCCTGTGCAGAATCTTCAATTATGTATAGGGACTTTTCTTTGGCGATTTGAGTGAAGGATGTCATATCGCAAGCCTGTCCAAATAAGTGAACAGGCATTATCGCCTTTGTCCTCCTCCTTATTCTATTTCCCACCTCCTCAGGAGAGATATTGAAGGTTAGAGGGTCAATATCGGCGAATACAGGACGAGCACCCACTATTACTATACTCTCTGCGGAAGCGACAAATGAAAAGGGAGAGGTTATGACCTCGTCTCCTTTGTTTATGCTCAGGGCGTGAAGGGAAAGGGTGAGGGCATCAGTTCCCGAGTTTACACCCACTCCAAATCGTGTTCCGCAGAGGGAAGCTATTTCTCTCTCAAGTTGAGCTACATTCTCTCCCAGAACATATCGTCCTGAGAGAATGACCTCCTCAATAGCGGGTAAAATTTGAGGCAGTAAAATCTTATGCTGGTAGGCCAGGTCGTTTATGTGAATAGTTTCTTTTTCCATCTTGGAAATTA contains:
- the thiD gene encoding bifunctional hydroxymethylpyrimidine kinase/phosphomethylpyrimidine kinase, translating into MRRVLTIGGSDPTGGAGIQMDLKVFQTLGVWGLSCVTTVTVQTTFGVEKITKIPPHIVARQIDAAVLDIGIDACKIGMLYAPRIVSVVAERIKRRRIQNVVLDPIIKAKGGRVLLTPKAFKRLKQELIPLSLIITPNLEEAEAICGFSVRSPEDMELAAQKLYEMGARFVLIKGGHLPSDPIDVLFDGKNFHRFSSPRIKKTVHGTGCILSSAIASYLAKGESLFDSVRSAIEFTHSAIERAVLLGKGPHYLVPF
- a CDS encoding ComF family protein, with product MKCVKEIIKNLLELIFPHFCLGYGKRGVVICDDCLREVKKIKNPCQLCGAPQEGPICYFCKDLNLHFDGARAGGLYEGVLREMLLTFKFRGIVEMEKVLTDLMVKAIPPYWKIDCVIPVPPHKRSLKERGYSTALILGAGVADLLSLPFYPSLLEWRREVRRQVGLGRQERFSNVRGAIGLTAKEEVKGKRVLLVDDVMTTGATASACSLVLKRAKAERVWVLTVARDITLG
- a CDS encoding WecB/TagA/CpsF family glycosyltransferase, with the protein product MGGRDIIYPFLKGKLSALSEGEVICKICQFIEEGGFHLIVTCDAYSCVVAWEDEEFASILRSAHLVTPDGMGVVLGAKMLGIPVKGRVAGADIVNALFPIAEKRGWKFFFLGGKKGVAEEARQKVKELYPDIKIVGCYHGYFKEEETIVKMVRESGADILLVGMGIPLQEKFIWRNREKLGVKVAIGVGGTLDVLSGRVKRAPRLLRRLGLEWLYRLICQPSKIEKVAKLPYFYWLIFQSRFFPKSK
- a CDS encoding adenosylhomocysteinase — encoded protein: MKKYHIKDISLAEEGMKKIEWAGREMPVLRMIGERFEKEKPLSGLRIGCCLHITSETANLALALKRGGAQVFLCASNPLSTQDEVAAALVKFFQIPVFAIKGEDKETYYSHIISVLEERPNLTVDDGADLVTTLHTRREDLIGETMGGTEETTTGVIRLRSMARDEVLKYPIIAVNDARSKYLFDNRYGTGQSTIDGIFRATNILLAGKKFVVFGYGWCGRGVAMRAKGMGAQVIICEVDPLKALEAVMDGFQVMHSLEAAKIGDIFVTVTGNKSVLREEHFKLMKDGAILANSGHFNVEIDIEALEGMAREKRQIRPVVTEYVLENDRRLYLLAEGRLVNLSAAEGHPSAVMDMSFATQALCLEYLAKNASSLKPAVHNVPQEIEETIARLKLASLGVEIDKLTPEQEIYLKSWAEGT
- a CDS encoding NDP-sugar synthase is translated as MKAMILAAGVGSRLDPLTRNVPKPMVPIANKPVIEHIIEFLREHGFRDIVINVHYLAEKITNWLGNGERLGVSITYSYEEEPLGTAGGVKKSEDFFDGTFLVVGADDLCDIDLRRVLAYHKEKKAMVTIALSLVDDPSEYGVVLTNERGKVIAFIEKPRGERIPSNTVNTGIYILEPEVLELIPKGQFFDFGRDLFPLLINKKIPFYGYLALGYWKDVGNIKQYKETHRDVLYKKVNFKIPLKEVKPFFWQGDDVEIEPSSYIEYPVVIGNRCRIKKGAKILEGTVLADECIIEEEAVVKGSILWRGAKVGKKTMIEGCIVGEECEVSSNAAIFDGIIVSPFRKEGGGR
- a CDS encoding DegT/DnrJ/EryC1/StrS family aminotransferase, coding for MEKETIHINDLAYQHKILLPQILPAIEEVILSGRYVLGENVAQLEREIASLCGTRFGVGVNSGTDALTLSLHALSINKGDEVITSPFSFVASAESIVIVGARPVFADIDPLTFNISPEEVGNRIRRRTKAIMPVHLFGQACDMTSFTQIAKEKSLYIIEDSAQAIGALHRGKPVSSFGDVGCLSFYPTKNLGAIGDGGMILTSNVEIYEKLKLLRCHGGKDYLFNFLGTNSRLDELQAAVLLVKLKYLSEWTEKRRENAKLYKQLLNDVEEIILPEEVEGNYHTYHQFTIRAKNRDELRKHLLGEGIQTMIYYPLPLHLQPAFSYLGYKEGDFPEAERAAREVISLPVHPHLREEQIIRVANAIRRFYGRREV